In a genomic window of uncultured Flavobacterium sp.:
- a CDS encoding RagB/SusD family nutrient uptake outer membrane protein, whose protein sequence is MKLNKIAKAAICISLLTAVGCTGDFEDINTNPNGFTPKELEQDFNSIKGGFAPMFNNIQVLTPEWVYQLQQGLSCDIWSGYMATPTGFAGGINNTTYSLVDGWNVFNWDYAYKYVMFNAFDIANKSKGKYDQFYALSLILKVEGMHRVTDTWGPIIYSKFGSPDTTIPYDSQEEVYNQMFSELDFAVTELTKRVDAGEASTFVSTDLSAYGGDYKAWVKFANTLRLRLAMRIVKVNPALAKAQAEKAVAQKFGVFTTNADLFKVVSPVYTNPIATISGSWLDIRMSADMESILKGYNDPRTATYFDTSTQFPGEYKGVRTGIAINGKGDHQDFSGIGAVVRSKEIVLMTTAEAYFLRAEGALRGWSMNGTAQALYEEGIKASFDQRGASGAAAYIADNVKTAIAYVDPNFPENNSVPVNNVTVAWDAAATNEVKLQKIITQKWIAGFPEGQEAWSDYRRTGYPKLFPVLKNYSGGTITTQFGVRRINYVTSEKAANAGGVATGVAKLGGPDTGGTRLWWDTTGPNF, encoded by the coding sequence ATGAAACTAAATAAAATAGCAAAAGCAGCTATCTGTATCTCATTACTTACCGCAGTAGGTTGTACAGGTGATTTTGAAGATATAAATACTAATCCAAATGGTTTTACGCCAAAGGAGTTAGAACAAGATTTTAATAGCATTAAAGGAGGTTTCGCTCCAATGTTTAACAATATACAAGTATTGACTCCAGAATGGGTTTATCAATTACAGCAAGGATTAAGTTGTGACATCTGGTCTGGATATATGGCAACTCCAACAGGTTTTGCAGGAGGTATAAACAATACAACTTATTCATTAGTTGATGGTTGGAACGTTTTTAACTGGGATTATGCTTATAAATATGTAATGTTTAACGCATTCGATATTGCCAATAAATCAAAAGGTAAGTATGATCAGTTTTATGCACTTTCATTGATTTTGAAAGTTGAAGGAATGCATAGAGTTACTGATACTTGGGGACCAATCATCTATTCTAAATTTGGTTCTCCAGATACAACTATTCCTTATGATTCGCAAGAAGAGGTTTATAATCAAATGTTTAGTGAGTTAGATTTTGCTGTCACTGAACTGACAAAAAGAGTAGATGCTGGTGAAGCTTCAACTTTTGTTTCAACTGACTTGTCTGCATATGGTGGAGACTATAAAGCATGGGTGAAATTTGCAAACACTTTACGTTTAAGATTAGCAATGCGTATTGTTAAAGTTAATCCAGCTTTAGCTAAAGCACAAGCTGAAAAAGCAGTAGCTCAAAAATTTGGAGTATTCACTACAAATGCAGATTTATTTAAAGTTGTATCTCCAGTTTATACAAACCCTATTGCTACAATTAGTGGTTCTTGGTTAGATATTCGTATGTCAGCTGATATGGAGTCTATCTTAAAAGGATATAATGATCCTAGAACTGCTACTTATTTCGATACATCAACTCAGTTTCCTGGTGAATACAAAGGTGTACGTACTGGTATTGCAATTAATGGTAAAGGAGATCATCAGGATTTTTCTGGAATAGGTGCTGTTGTTAGATCTAAAGAAATTGTTTTAATGACAACTGCAGAAGCGTATTTCTTGAGAGCTGAAGGGGCATTGAGAGGTTGGAGCATGAATGGAACGGCACAGGCATTATATGAGGAAGGAATTAAAGCATCGTTTGATCAAAGAGGCGCTTCTGGTGCAGCTGCTTATATTGCAGATAATGTGAAAACGGCTATTGCTTATGTAGATCCTAACTTTCCTGAGAATAATTCAGTTCCTGTAAATAATGTTACAGTTGCTTGGGATGCTGCTGCAACAAATGAAGTTAAATTGCAAAAAATCATTACTCAAAAATGGATTGCTGGTTTCCCAGAAGGACAAGAAGCTTGGTCTGATTACAGAAGAACAGGTTATCCTAAACTTTTCCCTGTACTTAAAAATTATAGTGGAGGAACAATTACTACTCAATTTGGCGTTCGAAGAATTAATTATGTTACATCTGAGAAAGCAGCTAACGCAGGTGGTGTTGCTACCGGAGTTGCTAAATTAGGCGGACCAGATACTGGAGGAACTAGACTTTGGTGGGATACTACAGGTCCTAATTTCTAA